The genomic window CGCTCCGGCATCTCTTCCGGGAGGAACCATGGTCTGGGCCTCCGCTTCGAAAATGCTGTCCGCCTTGAACCATTCTCCCTTCACCTCCTCAGCGGGAAAAACCGGGGATTCCAGGACTGCGGGGACGTCACATGGCAAAATAGGCGAGGGCGACTGCCTGGATCACCGCCATCACAGGGAGCCCTATGGAAAATCTGGGGTGCTGCGTCTTGTGCCGGAACATCTTCATTCCCAGGAACGCTCCCGCTCCTCCGCCCATCAGG from Aminivibrio pyruvatiphilus includes these protein-coding regions:
- a CDS encoding DUF1294 domain-containing protein, translated to MAAFLPAFLGMNVFAFVLMGWDKLMAKASVRRIPENTLLLVALMGGGAGAFLGMKMFRHKTQHPRFSIGLPVMAVIQAVALAYFAM